The genomic region GGGACGTGTCCGACCTCCCCCGCAAGGCGCTGAGCCGTACCGCGAAGCTCGCCAGCCTCCCGCTCGGTGCCGCCGGGCGCGCGACGCTCGGGCTGGGCAAACGGATCGGCGGTGCGCCCGCCGAGGCGGTGATGGCCGAGTTCCAGCGCCGGACCGCCGACCAGCTGTTCTCCGTCCTGGGCGAGCTCAAGGGCGGCGCGATGAAGTTCGGCCAGATGCTGAGCCTGATGGAATCCGCGATGCCGGAGGAGTTCGCGGCGCCGTACCGGGCGACACTGACGAAACTGCAGGACTCCGCACCACCGATGCCGGCCGCGACCGTGCACACGATCCTGTCCCGCGAGCTCGGCAAGCGCTGGCGCGACCGGTTCACCGAGTTCGACGACAAGCCGGCCGCCGCCGCGTCGATCGGCCAGGTGCACCGGGGCGTGCTCAAGGACGGCCGCGAGGTCGCGGTGAAGCTGCAGTACCCCGGTGCCGCGGAGGCGCTGCGGGCCGACCTGCGCCAGCTCGGCCGGTTCGCCCGGACGTTCGGCACGATGGTGCCCGGCCTCGACATGAAGCCGCTGATCGCGGAGCTGCAGGAGCGGATCGGCGAGGAGCTCGACTACGACCGCGAGGCCCAGGCGCAGCAGCAGTACGCCGACGCGTTCAAGGGGCACCCCGAGTTCCTGGTGCCGCGGGTGGTGAAGCACTCCCCCACCGTGATCGTGTCCGAGTGGATCGAGGGCCGGCCACTGTCGTCGGTGATCGCCGACGGCACCCAGCAGGAGCGCGACGAGATCGGGCTGAAGTACGTCCGGTTCATGTTCAGCGGTCCCCGGCTGGCCGGGCTGCTGCACTCCGACCCGCACCCGGGCAACTTCCGGGTCCTGGAGGACGGCCGGCTCGGCGTGGTCGACTTCGGACTCTGCGCCCGGCTGCCCGACGGCCTACCGCCGGCGATCGGTCAGCTACTGCGCATCTCGCTGAACGGCGACGGCGCGGCGGTGCTCGAAGGCC from Kribbella flavida DSM 17836 harbors:
- a CDS encoding ABC1 kinase family protein, with protein sequence MSDLPRKALSRTAKLASLPLGAAGRATLGLGKRIGGAPAEAVMAEFQRRTADQLFSVLGELKGGAMKFGQMLSLMESAMPEEFAAPYRATLTKLQDSAPPMPAATVHTILSRELGKRWRDRFTEFDDKPAAAASIGQVHRGVLKDGREVAVKLQYPGAAEALRADLRQLGRFARTFGTMVPGLDMKPLIAELQERIGEELDYDREAQAQQQYADAFKGHPEFLVPRVVKHSPTVIVSEWIEGRPLSSVIADGTQQERDEIGLKYVRFMFSGPRLAGLLHSDPHPGNFRVLEDGRLGVVDFGLCARLPDGLPPAIGQLLRISLNGDGAAVLEGLRAEGFIKPRMEIDPDQLMDYLAPFAEPARADTFQFSRAWMREQANRTGDFRSPNASLALRLNMPPSYLLIHRVWIGGIAVLSQLEAKAPFREVLEEFLPGFTDED